Proteins co-encoded in one Prunus persica cultivar Lovell chromosome G6, Prunus_persica_NCBIv2, whole genome shotgun sequence genomic window:
- the LOC18775437 gene encoding uncharacterized protein LOC18775437: protein MKALKPLMFFRSPPKFQCLPSNTAKLSISRFSSLSSPMKIPNPNGNSHITDYLISTFKFTKTQASSISNRFSWVTSPEKPQSVRSFLRELGFSDTHIRSAVRGSPQILFSNIDKTLRPKLEFFQQLGLSSSDLASLISKNSTLLTVSLERKLVPCIEILKKILGNDENAKDLIRVLCRCNWVVRKDPESRLLGNIAFMESCGIVGSQLTMLLKRQPWLFIVQESVLRSLVSRVLEMGFSLNSRMLVHALYTVSCLRSGTISRKLDLLCIFGFSEDECMEMFRRTPGLLRTSEEKLKLGIDFFLNTVKFKKSVLIHTPWILMFSMENRVIARYRVLEVIKSKRLLKRDPTFYGALVLTEEEFLDKFISRFRDDAEVLLVAYKAHLLDSTQEEDS, encoded by the coding sequence ATGAAAGCTCTGAAACCGCTTATGTTCTTTCGTTCACCTCCAAAATTCCAATGCCTTCCCTCTAACACAGCCAAACTTTCAATATCTCGTTTCTCTTCTCTATCTTCACCCATGAAAATCCCAAACCCAAATGGAAACTCTCACATAACAGATTACCTTATCAGTACCTTCAAATTTACCAAAACCCAAGCGTCCTCAATCTCGAATCGCTTCTCCTGGGTCACATCCCCTGAAAAGCCCCAATCCGTCCGTAGCTTTCTTCGAGAGCTTGGATTCTCCGATACCCATATCCGCTCTGCTGTGCGTGGCTCACCCCAAATCTTGTTTTCTAATATTGATAAGACCCTAAGGCCAAAGCTTGAGTTCTTTCAACAGTTAGGTCTTTCCAGTTCTGATCTCGCTAGTTTGATTTCCAAGAATTCCACGCTTTTGACTGTTAGTTTGGAAAGAAAATTAGTACCCTGTATTGAAATTCTCAAGAAAATCTTAGGGAATGATGAGAATGCCAAGGATTTGATTCGGGTTTTGTGTAGATGCAATTGGGTAGTGAGGAAAGATCCAGAATCGAGATTGTTGGGCAACATTGCCTTTATGGAGAGTTGTGGAATTGTTGGTTCTCAGCTTACCATGCTATTGAAGAGGCAGCCATGGCTTTTCATTGTGCAAGAATCTGTACTTAGAAGCCTTGTTTCACGGGTTCTGGAAATGGGTTTCTCATTGAATTCTAGGATGTTGGTTCATGCTCTCTACACAGTCAGTTGTTTGCGCAGTGGGACAATCAGCAGAAAACTGGACCTGCTTTGTATTTTTGGCTTTTCAGAGGATGAATGTATGGAAATGTTTAGAAGAACTCCAGGTTTGCTTAGGACATCAGAGGAGAAGTTAAAGTTAGgaattgatttcttcttgaaCACGGTTAAGTTCAAAAAGTCAGTATTAATTCATACACCTTGGATTTTGATGTTTAGCATGGAGAACCGAGTGATTGCCCGATACAGGGTTTTAGAGGTTATAAAGTCAAAACGGCTATTGAAGAGGGATCCAACTTTTTATGGTGcacttgttttgacagaggaGGAATTTTTGGATAAGTTTATATCAAGATTTAGAGATGACGCAGAGGTATTGTTAGTAGCTTACAAAGCTCATCTGCTGGATTCTACTCAGGAAGAAGATTCTTAG